The Candidatus Aminicenantes bacterium DNA window TTTTGGCCGGCCTGGCCGTCAAGGAAACGGGTGAGTGGTCATCAGCCCTGACAACACCCAGAATGGCAAATAACCCAAACAACAAACCCATCGGTACAATCAAACGTTTCATTAAACCTCCTTTGCATCAGGCACGTAGACCGCGATGCTGTTTCATCCCGACTTCATGTAGATATATTGTACAGCGGCCCATTTTTTTACTCATCCATGGTAAACGCATTGCCTCAATCCTTGGACCTCCGTCCCGGCGGTCGGATTCAAAACGGAAATCCCCACTTCTGCCCCTGCAGATGAATCGTGTCTTTCCCCATTCCAAAAAAAACCACAAGGATTCCCCTGAAAGACAAATACGCCTGGCACAAAAACCATCGGGGTCTCAAATTTGAAAATAACTCGAATACCATTTTACCATTACGTCTTCCTAATCCGGCGCTTCATCACTTCCCCAGCCAGCCGTTCCGCTAATTGCCGGGAAGCCTTATTTTCAGTAATTTCCTTCTTGAATATCCTCACCATGGCCGACACAGCCGCATAATCCATTTTCATGATGTCCCCGATCTGCTTCAGGCTGTTCGCCGTATGGCGCCACAAGCCATAGATCAGCAACTTGCGATACACGTTGCCGCGCTTCCGTTTCCATATCACATCTTCCGCAATGCGCATTTCCACTAGCATGATCTCCATAATATCATCGGCATTCACCAGGCTCATATCGCGAACATCGGGCTGCTCCCGGTCGTCTATCGACCCACCGGTATCCTTGACCTTCTTGAAAACGCTGCGCAAAAAGCCTTCACTGCCCAGCAGCGAGTTCTTCCCGTATATCAACTCTGAGTCGATTTCCGTCCCATGTTCGGAGTATCCTTTCAAAAATCTCCCGTATTCACTTTTATTGCCATGGAACATACCCAGCAAATCGTCTACCCGCAAAAAGTCCGGCTTCTTTGACT harbors:
- a CDS encoding chromosomal replication initiator DnaA, which encodes MARPLRIEYENAFYHVIARGERRDVIFTCPADKDKFLIKLGETAEKYRLLVHAYVLMDNHYHLLVETPYANLSRAMHYLNASYGNWFRHKYDIVGSVFQGRYKAILVEKDEYLKVLSAYIHLNPVRAGIVEEPSKYEYGSCRFYALKSKKPDFLRVDDLLGMFHGNKSEYGRFLKGYSEHGTEIDSELIYGKNSLLGSEGFLRSVFKKVKDTGGSIDDREQPDVRDMSLVNADDIMEIMLVEMRIAEDVIWKRKRGNVYRKLLIYGLWRHTANSLKQIGDIMKMDYAAVSAMVRIFKKEITENKASRQLAERLAGEVMKRRIRKT